In a genomic window of Punica granatum isolate Tunisia-2019 chromosome 6, ASM765513v2, whole genome shotgun sequence:
- the LOC116212464 gene encoding aspartic proteinase-like protein 2 isoform X1, translating to MASSLSRGIPVLVAVFSLVAVLCDGFPTTMTLERAFPVSGDVELSQLIARDRARHGRMLQSTTGGIVDFPVHGTFNPFLVGLYYTKVQLGSPPKDFYVQIDTGSDVLWVSCSSCSGCPSKTDLEIPLNSFNPRSSSSASAISCSDQRCTKGIQSSDATCSAQDNQCSYSFQYGDGSTTSGYYVSDSFHFDNVQGGGESQTANSSAAVVFGCSTAVSGQLTKTDRAVNGIFGFGQQSLSVISQLASQGITPKVFSHCLKGDDAGGGILVLGEIMEPNMIYTPLVPSQSHYNLNLESISVNGQELNIDPSVFATSSTGGTIIDSGTTLAYLAEKAYEPFVTAIDAAVSQSIQRVPAKDNQCYLVTSSVDNGFPQVTLNFEGNSSMVIGPRDYLLKQGSAGGVDVWCIGIAGIQGGLTILGDLVLKDKIIVYDLARQRIGWTNYDCSLSVNVSTTSNSGEIETVSAGQPIDGSSSPITLPDKSIIWIVAASIMYTLVLSNYMFP from the exons ATGGCAAGCAGCTTGAGCAGGGGGATCCCGGTTCTTGTCGCGGTGTTCTCTCTAGTGGCTGTGCTCTGCGATGGGTTTCCAACGACCATGACTCTGGAGCGGGCTTTTCCGGTGAGTGGTGATGTCGAGCTGAGTCAGCTCATAGCTCGGGACAGGGCCAGGCATGGAAGGATGCTACAGTCGACCACCGGCGGAATTGTTGACTTCCCCGTTCATGGCACTTTCAACCCCTTCCTCGTCGG GCTTTATTATACAAAAGTGCAACTGGGTAGTCCACCGAAGGATTTCTACGTGCAGATTGACACCGGAAGCGATGTTTTGTGGGTCAGTTGCAGCTCCTGCAGTGGCTGCCCTTCAAAAACTGATCTCGAA ATTCCACTGAATTCCTTCAATCCCAGGAGCTCGTCATCGGCCTCAGCGATCTCCTGCTCAGACCAAAGGTGCACCAAGGGAATCCAATCCTCGGATGCAACCTGCTCCGCTCAGGATAATCAATGCAGTTACTCGTTCCAATACGGAGATGGAAGTACTACATCGGGATATTACGTCTCAGACAGTTTCCATTTTGACAATGtccaaggaggaggagagtcTCAGACAGCAAACTCTTCTGCTGCCGTTGTCTTCGG GTGTAGCACCGCGGTGAGTGGGCAATTGACGAAAACGGACAGGGCGGTTAACGGTATTTTTGGGTTTGGGCAACAGAGTCTATCGGTCATCTCGCAATTGGCTTCACAGGGAATAACTCCTAAAGTGTTCTCACACTGCTTGAAAGGAGACGATGCCGGTGGTGGAATTTTGGTCCTCGGCGAGATCATGGAGCCAAATATGATCTACACTCCGCTAGTGCCATCACA GTCTCATTACAATTTGAATCTGGAGAGCATTTCAGTGAATGGTCAAGAATTAAATATTGATCCTTCTGTATTTGCAACATCAAGCACTGGCGGCACTATAATTGATTCCGGGACGACGCTTGCATACTTAGCGGAAAAAGCTTATGAACCTTTTGTCACTGCT ATTGATGCTGCTGTTTCTCAGTCCATACAGCGAGTTCCTGCCAAAGACAACCAGTGTTACTTGGTTACCTCAAG TGTTGACAATGGTTTTCCACAAGTCACTTTGAATTTTGAGGGGAACTCTTCGATGGTCATAGGTCCCCGGGATTATCTTCTAAAGCAGGGCTCTGCG GGCGGGGTTGACGTATGGTGCATCGGCATTGCGGGAATCCAAGGGGGACTGACAATATTAGGAG ACCTTGTTTTGAAAGACAAGATCATTGTTTACGATCTTGCCCGGCAGCGGATCGGGTGGACCAACTACGACT GCTCACTATCAGTTAATGTCTCCACAACATCGAACTCCGGGGAAATTGAAACCGTCTCTGCAGGCCAGCCTATAGATGGGAGCAGCTCCCCGATTACTTTGCCTGACAAGTCGATAATTTGGATCGTAGCAGCTAGCATAATGTACACATTGGTGCTCAGCAATTACATGTTCCCCTAA
- the LOC116212464 gene encoding aspartic proteinase-like protein 2 isoform X2: protein MEGCYSRPPAELLTSPFMALSTPSSSADGNGVVPVDVSPWCSPSRTRLYYTKVQLGSPPKDFYVQIDTGSDVLWVSCSSCSGCPSKTDLEIPLNSFNPRSSSSASAISCSDQRCTKGIQSSDATCSAQDNQCSYSFQYGDGSTTSGYYVSDSFHFDNVQGGGESQTANSSAAVVFGCSTAVSGQLTKTDRAVNGIFGFGQQSLSVISQLASQGITPKVFSHCLKGDDAGGGILVLGEIMEPNMIYTPLVPSQSHYNLNLESISVNGQELNIDPSVFATSSTGGTIIDSGTTLAYLAEKAYEPFVTAIDAAVSQSIQRVPAKDNQCYLVTSSVDNGFPQVTLNFEGNSSMVIGPRDYLLKQGSAGGVDVWCIGIAGIQGGLTILGDLVLKDKIIVYDLARQRIGWTNYDCSLSVNVSTTSNSGEIETVSAGQPIDGSSSPITLPDKSIIWIVAASIMYTLVLSNYMFP from the exons ATGGAAGGATGCTACAGTCGACCACCGGCGGAATTGTTGACTTCCCCGTTCATGGCACTTTCAACCCCTTCCTCGTCGG CTGATGGAAATGGAGTTGTTCCTGTGGATGTCTCTCCTTGGTGTTCTCCTTCTAGGACAAG GCTTTATTATACAAAAGTGCAACTGGGTAGTCCACCGAAGGATTTCTACGTGCAGATTGACACCGGAAGCGATGTTTTGTGGGTCAGTTGCAGCTCCTGCAGTGGCTGCCCTTCAAAAACTGATCTCGAA ATTCCACTGAATTCCTTCAATCCCAGGAGCTCGTCATCGGCCTCAGCGATCTCCTGCTCAGACCAAAGGTGCACCAAGGGAATCCAATCCTCGGATGCAACCTGCTCCGCTCAGGATAATCAATGCAGTTACTCGTTCCAATACGGAGATGGAAGTACTACATCGGGATATTACGTCTCAGACAGTTTCCATTTTGACAATGtccaaggaggaggagagtcTCAGACAGCAAACTCTTCTGCTGCCGTTGTCTTCGG GTGTAGCACCGCGGTGAGTGGGCAATTGACGAAAACGGACAGGGCGGTTAACGGTATTTTTGGGTTTGGGCAACAGAGTCTATCGGTCATCTCGCAATTGGCTTCACAGGGAATAACTCCTAAAGTGTTCTCACACTGCTTGAAAGGAGACGATGCCGGTGGTGGAATTTTGGTCCTCGGCGAGATCATGGAGCCAAATATGATCTACACTCCGCTAGTGCCATCACA GTCTCATTACAATTTGAATCTGGAGAGCATTTCAGTGAATGGTCAAGAATTAAATATTGATCCTTCTGTATTTGCAACATCAAGCACTGGCGGCACTATAATTGATTCCGGGACGACGCTTGCATACTTAGCGGAAAAAGCTTATGAACCTTTTGTCACTGCT ATTGATGCTGCTGTTTCTCAGTCCATACAGCGAGTTCCTGCCAAAGACAACCAGTGTTACTTGGTTACCTCAAG TGTTGACAATGGTTTTCCACAAGTCACTTTGAATTTTGAGGGGAACTCTTCGATGGTCATAGGTCCCCGGGATTATCTTCTAAAGCAGGGCTCTGCG GGCGGGGTTGACGTATGGTGCATCGGCATTGCGGGAATCCAAGGGGGACTGACAATATTAGGAG ACCTTGTTTTGAAAGACAAGATCATTGTTTACGATCTTGCCCGGCAGCGGATCGGGTGGACCAACTACGACT GCTCACTATCAGTTAATGTCTCCACAACATCGAACTCCGGGGAAATTGAAACCGTCTCTGCAGGCCAGCCTATAGATGGGAGCAGCTCCCCGATTACTTTGCCTGACAAGTCGATAATTTGGATCGTAGCAGCTAGCATAATGTACACATTGGTGCTCAGCAATTACATGTTCCCCTAA